GAACCGGTCTCGAAGAGACGACGACCCTGAGCTGTGTCCACTCCTTTACGGGTGTAGCTGATCGCATAACTCAGGCGTTTAACTTTGGGGAATATATTGGATTGCAAATAACGATATGGTAACCCATCGCCAAGCTCCATCAACATTCTCTCTCTGCCTTTGGTCAGCTCAACACTGTTGATGATGTCGCTTACCGCTTCACGCAAGTTCATGTCAGAGGATTGCACCAATGAACGGATCGAATCCCAATCTTCCGCAGTCCAACTTATCTCGATAGGCGTTCTGCCTGCCACACGATTCTCACGCAAGTAATCCTTAAGCGAAAGTGCGCGCAGAGAAGCCTGCTTCTCATTCTTGTGCAAATGCCCTATTGGAGCACCATAACCTCTCAAGCTTAGTTTGGTCACGCTCACCCCGTTTTGTTGCTGCAAGCCACGAACCGCTTCACGCAAACGATAATAAATCTCATAATTCTGTTTCTCGGTAGAAAGTCGGTCCAGTTGCTTATCCCCATCAAAAGAGATCACTCCTTTAAGCATAGAGAGGGTATCATCTTCAGCGGCAGGGGCAACGATATTCACTAGGCTTAGATAGCGAGTATCAATATTTTCTTTGATTTGGGAAGTACGAGCTTTAGGCAGGATGATGGCATCGGCAATCTTATCTTGGAATTCCTTGGCGGGTTTACCGTTGCAACCGCACTCACGACTATTCATCAGCAGTACCGCATCTTTCATCCATTTCCGATAAGGAATCTGAACCTGATAAGAAAATTGGCGAATGCTTTTGGGATCGTTTTTTATCACTATTGCCGGAGCATTAAAACGGGAATTCTTCTTTTTAGAATATTTCCCTCCCGAAAGAACTTCTGTGCGGTGATACACCTTCTGCTGCTCAAGACCATTGACAAGGATCGAAG
This is a stretch of genomic DNA from uncultured Bacteroides sp.. It encodes these proteins:
- a CDS encoding DUF3868 domain-containing protein; translation: MKKSLIILFLLAQQMVVPAFAQEVYKGEISLTGKEIYVSEGNLHVRMNVNYEGLKMASNESLTLTPLLKSPDYCLELPSILVNGLEQQKVYHRTEVLSGGKYSKKKNSRFNAPAIVIKNDPKSIRQFSYQVQIPYRKWMKDAVLLMNSRECGCNGKPAKEFQDKIADAIILPKARTSQIKENIDTRYLSLVNIVAPAAEDDTLSMLKGVISFDGDKQLDRLSTEKQNYEIYYRLREAVRGLQQQNGVSVTKLSLRGYGAPIGHLHKNEKQASLRALSLKDYLRENRVAGRTPIEISWTAEDWDSIRSLVQSSDMNLREAVSDIINSVELTKGRERMLMELGDGLPYRYLQSNIFPKVKRLSYAISYTRKGVDTAQGRRLFETGSHSLSLSEFFAVAMSYPKGSTEYNDAMDLTARLFPDSPQAAINAAAVALSKRDTKKAHVYLDKYATLPAAYNNLGILYLLEGNRDKAEIYLLMAAAAGVKEAQQALDELKKK